In the Colwellia sp. 20A7 genome, one interval contains:
- the pheT gene encoding phenylalanine--tRNA ligase subunit beta — protein sequence MKFSESWLREWVNPALSSDELAHQITMAGLEVDGVDPVAGEFTNVIIGEVVECGPHPDADKLQVTKISLGDYSSTTVEKGELVSIVCGAKNCRTGLKVAVATVGAVLPGNFKIKKAKLRGVPSFGMLCSESEIGLSDSSDGIMELVQDAPVGTCLREYLDLDDVTIDVDLTANRGDCLGIKGLAREVGVLNSKEVTEVEISAVKSTIDDVIDITIEEGTACPRYLGRVIKGINPAAQTPLWMVEKLRRCGTRSIDPVVDVTNYVLLELGHPMHAFDLSKINGGIKVRFANKAEKLTLLDENEVTLKDKTLVIADEPANGNGKALAIAGIFGGLDSGVTTESTDIFLESAFFAPLAILGKARQYGLHTDASHRYERGIDPTLQNDAMERATQLLLDIVGGQAGPIVEAKSESDIPQTKNVSLRREKLDSRIGHHIEDTKVTEILTRLGFTVNVEGEGSATKWKVVVPAYRFDIKIEVDLIEEVARIYGYNNIPNIAPKASLKMVNKKEAIIDLAKLKNTLVNRDYQEAITYSFVDPKIQSIIHPNQEVMTLPHPISSEMSVMRLSLWTGLLQSVVYNQNRQQSRVRLFEAGLRFVPDENAENGVRQQNMIAGVISGNCADEHWSVEKSATDFYDIKGDVEALLSLTCDAASYEFSKAEVSALHPGQTAQITKNGQLVGFVGTLHPELERKLGLNGRTLIFELLLPEILGQKIPEACDLSRFPANRRDLAVVVKDDVDAKKVLQLIEKVGGSLLIDLNLFDVYKGQGIDDGYKSLAIALVLQDTNKTLEDKDITDVIDRVVDSLQTELKASLRD from the coding sequence ATGAAATTTAGTGAATCTTGGTTACGTGAGTGGGTAAATCCTGCACTTTCATCTGATGAATTAGCTCATCAAATTACTATGGCTGGTCTTGAAGTAGACGGAGTCGATCCTGTTGCAGGCGAATTCACCAATGTTATTATTGGTGAAGTGGTTGAATGTGGACCTCACCCTGATGCAGATAAACTGCAAGTAACAAAAATAAGTCTTGGCGATTATAGCTCTACTACAGTAGAAAAAGGCGAGTTGGTTAGCATTGTTTGTGGTGCAAAAAATTGTCGTACTGGGCTTAAAGTCGCGGTTGCGACAGTTGGCGCAGTATTACCGGGTAATTTTAAAATTAAAAAGGCTAAATTACGTGGTGTACCTTCATTTGGTATGTTGTGTAGTGAGTCTGAAATAGGTTTAAGTGATAGCTCTGATGGTATTATGGAGCTAGTGCAAGATGCTCCAGTAGGTACTTGTTTACGTGAATATTTAGATCTAGACGATGTTACTATTGATGTTGATTTAACGGCTAACCGTGGTGACTGCTTAGGTATAAAAGGCTTAGCTCGTGAAGTAGGCGTACTTAATTCAAAAGAAGTAACTGAAGTAGAAATTAGTGCGGTTAAATCAACAATTGATGATGTTATTGATATTACAATTGAAGAAGGCACAGCATGTCCTCGTTATTTAGGTCGTGTGATTAAAGGCATTAATCCTGCAGCACAAACGCCATTATGGATGGTAGAAAAACTACGTCGTTGTGGTACGCGTTCAATAGATCCTGTGGTTGATGTGACTAATTATGTGTTGTTAGAGCTTGGTCATCCTATGCATGCTTTTGATTTATCAAAAATTAACGGTGGCATAAAAGTACGTTTTGCAAATAAAGCGGAAAAACTAACCTTATTAGATGAGAATGAAGTAACACTTAAAGATAAAACATTAGTGATTGCTGATGAACCAGCTAATGGTAATGGTAAAGCATTAGCCATTGCCGGTATTTTTGGTGGCCTTGATTCTGGTGTAACAACAGAATCTACTGATATATTCTTGGAAAGTGCATTTTTTGCTCCATTGGCTATTTTAGGTAAAGCACGTCAATACGGTTTGCATACTGACGCATCACATCGTTATGAGCGTGGAATAGACCCTACATTACAAAATGATGCGATGGAGCGCGCTACACAGCTATTGTTGGATATTGTTGGTGGTCAGGCAGGACCTATCGTTGAAGCCAAATCAGAAAGCGATATCCCTCAAACTAAAAATGTTTCTTTAAGACGTGAAAAGTTAGATAGCCGTATTGGTCATCATATCGAAGATACTAAAGTAACTGAAATTTTAACACGCCTTGGTTTCACTGTTAATGTTGAAGGTGAGGGTAGTGCAACAAAATGGAAAGTGGTAGTTCCCGCTTACCGTTTTGATATAAAAATTGAAGTCGACTTAATTGAAGAAGTTGCTCGTATTTATGGTTATAACAATATTCCTAATATTGCACCAAAAGCGAGTTTAAAAATGGTCAATAAAAAAGAAGCGATTATTGATTTAGCTAAATTAAAAAATACGTTGGTAAACCGTGATTATCAAGAAGCGATAACTTACAGTTTTGTTGACCCTAAAATACAATCGATAATTCATCCTAATCAAGAAGTGATGACTTTACCTCATCCTATATCGTCAGAAATGTCGGTAATGCGTTTAAGTTTATGGACAGGTTTATTGCAGTCAGTTGTTTATAACCAAAACCGTCAACAAAGTAGAGTACGCTTATTTGAAGCTGGCTTACGTTTTGTACCTGATGAAAATGCAGAAAATGGTGTTCGTCAACAAAATATGATTGCTGGTGTTATCAGTGGTAATTGTGCTGATGAACATTGGAGTGTAGAAAAATCAGCAACAGACTTTTATGATATAAAAGGCGATGTTGAAGCGCTTCTTTCACTAACGTGTGATGCCGCATCATATGAATTTTCTAAAGCTGAAGTTAGTGCACTACACCCAGGACAAACGGCTCAAATCACTAAAAATGGTCAGTTAGTTGGCTTTGTCGGTACTTTACATCCTGAATTAGAAAGGAAATTAGGATTAAATGGTCGAACATTAATTTTTGAATTATTATTACCTGAAATTTTAGGTCAAAAAATCCCTGAAGCCTGTGATCTCTCTCGCTTTCCTGCAAACAGACGTGACCTTGCTGTAGTGGTAAAAGATGATGTTGATGCAAAAAAAGTGTTACAACTTATTGAAAAGGTTGGCGGAAGTCTACTAATTGATCTAAACTTATTTGATGTATACAAAGGTCAAGGTATAGACGATGGTTATAAAAGTCTTGCCATAGCCTTAGTATTACAAGATACAAACAAAACGCTTGAAGACAAAGACATCACAGATGTCATTGATCGAGTCGTTGATTCTTTACAAACAGAGTTGAAAGCATCACTGAGGGACTAA
- the pheS gene encoding phenylalanine--tRNA ligase subunit alpha yields MSLDTTTIDDIVVQAEKAISEAIDPNALDQVRVNFLGKKGLFTEQMKGLGKLPKEEKPKMGQVINIAKQKVQKLLTDRGELLRAEEISQKLAAESIDVTLPGRGPQLGGLHPVTRTINRIESFFGDLGFEVKAGPEVEDDYHNFDALNIPEHHPARQDHDTFYFNPKLVLRTQTSGVQIRTMEVEKPPLRIISPGKVYRNDYDQTHTPMFHQVEGLMVDKDVSFTHLKGILHDFLHHFFEEEVEIRFRPSYFPFTEPSAEVDIMGKNGKWLEVLGCGMVHPNVLKSVGIDPEVYTGFAFGMGVERLTMLRYGVNDLRAFFENDLRFLKQFK; encoded by the coding sequence ATGAGTTTAGACACCACCACCATAGATGATATTGTCGTTCAGGCAGAAAAGGCGATTAGTGAAGCAATCGATCCTAATGCACTAGATCAAGTTCGCGTTAACTTTTTAGGTAAAAAAGGTTTATTTACAGAGCAAATGAAAGGCTTAGGTAAACTGCCTAAAGAAGAAAAGCCTAAAATGGGCCAAGTAATAAATATTGCCAAACAAAAAGTGCAAAAATTATTAACAGACCGAGGTGAATTGTTACGTGCAGAAGAGATTTCTCAAAAGCTTGCTGCAGAATCTATTGACGTAACTTTACCAGGACGAGGCCCTCAACTTGGTGGTTTGCATCCTGTTACTCGTACTATCAACCGTATTGAAAGTTTTTTTGGTGATTTAGGTTTTGAAGTTAAAGCTGGCCCTGAAGTTGAAGATGATTATCATAACTTTGATGCATTAAATATTCCTGAGCATCATCCTGCCCGTCAAGATCATGATACTTTTTACTTCAATCCTAAATTAGTGCTACGTACGCAAACTTCAGGTGTTCAAATCCGTACGATGGAAGTTGAAAAGCCACCATTACGTATTATTTCTCCGGGTAAAGTATATCGTAACGATTACGATCAAACGCATACGCCAATGTTTCATCAAGTCGAAGGTTTGATGGTTGATAAAGATGTTAGCTTTACTCACCTTAAAGGAATTTTGCATGACTTCTTGCACCATTTCTTTGAAGAAGAAGTGGAAATTCGTTTCCGTCCATCGTATTTCCCATTTACTGAACCTTCTGCTGAAGTAGATATTATGGGTAAAAATGGTAAATGGTTAGAGGTACTTGGATGCGGTATGGTGCATCCTAATGTACTTAAAAGTGTAGGTATAGATCCTGAAGTTTACACCGGCTTTGCATTTGGTATGGGCGTTGAACGCTTAACAATGCTTCGTTATGGCGTAAATGATTTACGTGCATTCTTTGAAAACGATCTTCGCTTCTTAAAACAGTTCAAGTAG
- a CDS encoding cytochrome c3 family protein, which translates to MKNILLIGWRTLTKPSAYYSLGVLVIGGFIAGIIFWGGFNTALEVTNTEEFCISCHEMENNVYEELKTTIHFSNRSGVRATCPDCHVPHKWTDKIARKMQASKEVWGTIFGTINTREKFLDHRKRLAQNEWTRLKANDSLECRNCHNFDYMDFTEQSERAAYQHSTALAAGEKTCIDCHKGIAHQLPDMKDVDGW; encoded by the coding sequence ATGAAAAATATACTATTAATAGGTTGGCGAACCTTAACAAAACCTAGTGCTTATTATAGCCTTGGTGTTTTAGTGATTGGTGGTTTTATCGCGGGTATAATTTTTTGGGGTGGTTTCAATACGGCTCTAGAAGTGACCAACACGGAAGAGTTTTGTATTTCATGTCATGAAATGGAAAATAATGTTTATGAAGAGTTAAAAACAACTATCCATTTTTCAAACCGTTCAGGTGTTAGAGCTACTTGCCCTGATTGTCATGTACCGCATAAGTGGACAGATAAAATAGCACGAAAAATGCAAGCGTCGAAAGAAGTGTGGGGTACTATTTTTGGTACTATTAATACGCGTGAAAAATTTTTGGATCACCGTAAACGTTTAGCTCAAAATGAATGGACGCGTTTAAAAGCTAATGATTCTTTAGAATGCCGTAACTGTCATAATTTTGATTATATGGATTTTACTGAGCAAAGTGAACGTGCTGCTTACCAACATTCAACCGCATTAGCGGCAGGTGAAAAAACGTGTATTGATTGTCATAAAGGTATTGCACATCAATTACCTGATATGAAAGATGTAGACGGTTGGTAA
- a CDS encoding nitrate reductase cytochrome c-type subunit, with protein MKNLYIKSAITNLLVIFSLIISSSFMVLAADKSEINTVATLRDHTEILTQKEPNRIPKVINKDIKQGRNYPMQPPIIPHTVRGYEVNKNNNKCMSCHSRHRTEKSQAPMVSVTHYMDRDGNFLADVSPRRYFCNQCHVTQLDTEPLIENSFIDMNSLMKSKTVNTDQH; from the coding sequence ATGAAAAATTTATATATTAAATCAGCTATTACTAACCTTTTAGTCATATTTTCACTGATTATTTCTTCTAGTTTTATGGTACTCGCTGCAGATAAATCAGAAATAAATACGGTCGCAACATTACGTGACCATACTGAAATTTTGACACAAAAAGAACCAAACAGAATTCCTAAAGTTATTAATAAGGATATAAAGCAAGGACGTAATTATCCTATGCAGCCGCCTATTATTCCGCATACTGTTCGTGGTTATGAAGTAAATAAAAACAACAATAAATGTATGTCTTGTCATTCTCGTCATCGTACTGAAAAGTCACAAGCACCAATGGTAAGCGTTACACACTATATGGATCGTGATGGGAATTTCTTAGCAGATGTTTCACCACGTCGTTATTTTTGTAATCAATGTCACGTTACTCAGTTAGATACTGAACCGTTAATAGAAAATAGCTTTATTGATATGAACAGTTTAATGAAGAGTAAAACCGTTAATACCGACCAGCATTAG
- the napA gene encoding nitrate reductase catalytic subunit NapA has protein sequence MINRREFIKANAIAAAAAVAGVSVPALASNLITSSDITKLKWDKAPCRFCGTGCSVNVGVMDGKVVATHGDIKSPVNKGLNCVKGYFLSKIMYGKDRLTQPLLRMTNGKYDKQGEFAPVSWDKAFDVMAEKAKETLNKSGPEAVGMFGSGQWTVQEGYAAVKLMKAGFRTNNIDPNARHCMASAVGGFMRTFGIDEPMGCYDDLEAADAFVLWGSNMAEMHPILWTRLTDRRLSAPHVKVAVLSTFEHRSFDLADNGMIFTPQTDLAILNFIANYIIKTDRVNKDFVNKHTNFRLGETDIGYGLRPEHPLEQAAKNNGKTAGSSTEIDFDTYAKFVSTYTAEYTAKLSGVPVHKLEALAELYADPKIKVTSFWTMGFNQHTRGVWANNLAYNIHLLTGKISTPGNSPFSLTGQPSACGTAREVGTFSHRLPADLVVTNPKHRATAEKIWDLPDGTVPPKPGYHAALQNRMLKDGKLNFYWVQCNNNMQAAANINEEAYPGYRNPKNFIVVSDPYPTVTAQAADLILPTAMWVEKEGVYGNAERRTQSWYQMVEAPTGAKSDLWQLVEFSKRFKIEDVWPEELIAKKPDVRGKTLFDVLYKDSSVGNYSLDEIPKDRLNDEARDFGFYIQKGLFEEYASFGRGHGHDLAPYDRYHQERGLRWPVVNGKETQWRFKEGSDPYVKPGSGWDFYGHKDGRAIIFALPYEPPAESPDEEYDLWLSTGRVLEHWHSGSMTQRVPELYKSMPDALVYMHPDDAKARNMRRGDLVKLVSRRGEVQTRVETRGRNKPPIGLVYMPWFDASRLVNKVTLDATDPLSKQTDYKKCAIKIVKV, from the coding sequence ATGATTAATCGCCGAGAATTTATTAAAGCTAATGCTATTGCCGCCGCAGCGGCTGTTGCGGGGGTGTCCGTGCCAGCTTTAGCATCAAACTTAATTACAAGTTCAGATATTACTAAACTCAAATGGGATAAAGCACCCTGTCGATTTTGTGGTACAGGTTGTAGTGTCAATGTTGGGGTTATGGATGGTAAAGTTGTTGCCACTCACGGTGACATCAAGTCTCCTGTCAATAAAGGCCTTAACTGTGTTAAAGGCTATTTTCTTTCTAAAATTATGTATGGTAAAGATAGGCTTACCCAACCATTATTACGTATGACCAATGGTAAGTACGATAAACAAGGAGAGTTTGCACCGGTATCATGGGATAAAGCGTTCGATGTAATGGCTGAAAAAGCAAAAGAAACATTGAATAAAAGTGGTCCTGAGGCTGTTGGTATGTTTGGCTCAGGCCAATGGACAGTGCAAGAAGGTTATGCTGCAGTAAAGTTAATGAAGGCAGGATTTCGTACCAATAATATTGATCCAAATGCACGTCACTGTATGGCTTCTGCCGTTGGCGGCTTTATGCGTACTTTCGGTATTGATGAGCCTATGGGGTGTTACGACGATTTAGAAGCGGCTGATGCTTTTGTATTGTGGGGCTCAAATATGGCTGAAATGCATCCTATTTTATGGACGCGTTTAACAGATCGTCGTTTAAGTGCGCCTCATGTAAAAGTAGCGGTATTATCTACGTTTGAACATAGAAGCTTTGATTTAGCCGATAATGGGATGATTTTCACACCACAAACTGATTTAGCTATTTTGAATTTTATTGCTAACTACATCATTAAAACTGATCGCGTTAATAAAGACTTTGTAAATAAACACACTAATTTCAGGTTAGGTGAAACAGATATTGGTTATGGTTTACGTCCAGAACATCCTTTAGAACAAGCAGCAAAAAATAATGGTAAAACAGCGGGTAGCTCTACCGAAATAGATTTTGATACTTATGCTAAATTTGTTAGTACTTATACTGCTGAATACACTGCTAAATTATCAGGGGTGCCAGTACATAAACTTGAAGCCTTAGCTGAACTTTATGCAGACCCTAAAATTAAAGTAACTTCTTTTTGGACGATGGGATTTAATCAGCATACACGAGGTGTATGGGCTAATAACCTTGCTTATAATATTCACTTATTAACAGGGAAAATTTCAACTCCGGGTAACAGTCCATTTTCGTTAACGGGTCAACCTTCAGCTTGTGGTACAGCACGTGAAGTTGGCACTTTTTCACATCGTTTACCTGCTGATTTGGTGGTTACTAACCCAAAACATCGAGCTACGGCTGAAAAAATATGGGATTTACCTGATGGTACTGTGCCGCCTAAACCTGGTTATCACGCAGCACTACAAAATCGTATGTTAAAAGACGGTAAACTCAATTTTTATTGGGTGCAGTGTAATAACAACATGCAGGCAGCGGCTAATATTAATGAAGAAGCTTATCCTGGCTACCGTAATCCTAAAAACTTTATTGTTGTCTCTGATCCTTACCCAACTGTAACAGCTCAAGCTGCAGATCTAATTTTGCCTACGGCAATGTGGGTAGAAAAAGAGGGGGTGTATGGGAATGCTGAACGTCGTACACAATCTTGGTATCAAATGGTGGAAGCTCCAACAGGGGCTAAATCTGATTTATGGCAATTGGTTGAGTTTTCAAAACGTTTTAAAATTGAAGACGTTTGGCCAGAAGAACTAATCGCTAAGAAACCAGACGTTCGTGGTAAAACCTTATTTGATGTGCTTTATAAAGACTCTTCAGTCGGAAATTATTCATTGGATGAAATACCAAAAGATCGCTTAAACGATGAAGCTCGTGATTTCGGTTTTTATATTCAAAAAGGTTTATTTGAAGAGTATGCCAGTTTTGGTCGCGGTCATGGGCATGATTTAGCACCGTATGACAGATATCATCAAGAACGTGGTTTACGTTGGCCTGTCGTAAATGGTAAAGAAACACAATGGCGTTTCAAAGAAGGCTCTGATCCTTATGTCAAACCTGGCAGTGGCTGGGACTTTTATGGTCACAAAGATGGCCGTGCGATTATTTTCGCTTTACCTTATGAGCCACCAGCAGAATCACCAGACGAAGAATATGATTTATGGTTATCAACAGGTCGTGTATTAGAGCATTGGCATTCTGGCTCAATGACTCAACGTGTACCTGAACTATACAAATCTATGCCTGATGCATTGGTTTACATGCACCCGGATGATGCTAAAGCACGTAACATGCGTCGTGGTGATTTAGTGAAGCTGGTTTCTCGTCGTGGTGAAGTACAAACGCGTGTAGAGACTAGAGGCCGTAATAAACCTCCTATTGGTTTAGTGTATATGCCTTGGTTTGATGCTAGCCGTTTAGTAAATAAAGTCACGTTAGATGCGACCGACCCGTTATCCAAACAAACGGATTATAAAAAGTGTGCTATCAAAATTGTTAAAGTTTAG
- a CDS encoding chaperone NapD gives MTKNNESRTDEYHVASFVAYPIFEKLTEVKKAITTVDGTEIHATSAEGKIVFTIEGHSYKDIGNKMDTIRNHKCIINLSPVYHQILDESTDSDSN, from the coding sequence ATGACGAAAAATAATGAAAGTAGAACAGATGAATATCATGTGGCAAGTTTCGTTGCTTACCCTATTTTTGAGAAGCTAACCGAGGTGAAAAAAGCAATAACAACGGTTGATGGCACTGAAATTCATGCAACCAGTGCAGAAGGTAAAATTGTTTTTACGATTGAAGGGCATAGTTATAAAGATATTGGTAATAAAATGGATACGATAAGAAACCATAAATGCATTATTAATTTATCACCCGTTTACCATCAGATTCTAGATGAAAGTACTGATAGTGACAGTAATTAA
- the napF gene encoding ferredoxin-type protein NapF has translation MSTTTFKTTERVDNPARRRLFRGQIHTKQILRLPWIINESVFTSGCTQCQDCISSCETKIIIKDNDGFPTVDFNLGECTFCNKCIDVCEQPLFFSDFSDDENREGKVADNKKPWPVNIDISDKCLAKNNIYCQSCRDECETNVIKFQYVNSSIPEPNLNDADCTQCGACISKCPQDAITFIFEPKAN, from the coding sequence TTGTCTACTACAACATTTAAAACCACTGAACGTGTTGATAACCCTGCGAGAAGGCGACTTTTTCGTGGTCAGATACACACTAAACAAATATTACGCTTACCTTGGATCATCAATGAATCCGTATTCACCTCAGGTTGTACACAGTGCCAAGACTGCATAAGTAGCTGTGAAACCAAGATCATTATTAAAGATAATGATGGTTTTCCAACAGTAGACTTTAATTTAGGCGAATGTACTTTTTGTAATAAGTGTATTGATGTTTGTGAACAACCGCTTTTCTTTAGCGATTTTTCTGATGATGAAAACAGGGAAGGTAAGGTTGCTGATAATAAAAAGCCTTGGCCAGTAAATATAGATATTAGTGATAAGTGTTTAGCTAAAAATAATATTTATTGCCAAAGTTGTCGTGATGAATGTGAAACGAATGTTATTAAATTTCAATATGTTAATTCGAGTATTCCTGAGCCTAATTTAAATGATGCTGATTGCACACAATGTGGAGCTTGTATTAGTAAATGCCCACAAGATGCTATTACCTTCATATTCGAGCCAAAGGCAAACTAA
- a CDS encoding periplasmic nitrate reductase, NapE protein — translation MSQTILNEKQKKYERNTFIFLTVFLAPILSIFIVAGFGFAIWISQMFLFGPPGS, via the coding sequence ATGAGCCAAACAATACTTAATGAGAAACAAAAAAAATATGAGCGTAATACTTTTATTTTTCTTACTGTTTTCCTTGCTCCCATATTATCCATATTTATCGTTGCTGGTTTTGGCTTTGCTATTTGGATAAGCCAAATGTTTTTATTTGGTCCTCCTGGGTCTTAA